In Planctomycetia bacterium, one DNA window encodes the following:
- a CDS encoding pyridoxal-phosphate dependent enzyme, giving the protein MTKRIDWVLRRAFNRSIIVSTKVSPESALQNAIALCRERNIIIPTFAQQKDPSLVPQRIKDRLQNVGLWDVDPANLFRITWKNEPVARGGGFNNGNWIEFPPALTGVPARIIGIVGKHFPTGAHKVGAAFGCLVPRLVTGQFDPTAQKAVWPSTGNYCRGGAYDCALLGCTAVAILPEGMSRERFEWLRSIGAEVIATPGCESNVKEIYDKCWEIRRTRPDCVIFNQFEEFGNAAWHYHVTGSIVEEIFRQLHAAPPIKEPIKEPIKEPINEPRASARADSQAALALDAPRGLKPAAPIRTAAPYRLAGYISATGSAGTIAAGDYLRTIAPQVRVVAVEALQCPTLLACGFGDHRIEGIGDKHIPWIHNVRNTDLVAAIDDEQCLALMRLFNEDAGRRTLEQAGVSRGVVDRLPDIGISSLCNLVAAIKTAKLYEMDGRDVLFIPLTDSMELYASRIAEQRSLHGAYSESLAGRHFARYLEGIGVDHLRELGYQDRKALHNFKYFTWVEQQQRGVDELRRLWDPDFWAQTFEQAAGWDARIEAFNREVGLG; this is encoded by the coding sequence ATGACAAAGCGGATAGACTGGGTGCTGCGACGAGCATTCAATCGGAGCATCATTGTGAGTACAAAGGTTTCACCCGAGTCTGCCCTCCAAAACGCCATCGCCCTTTGCCGTGAGCGCAACATCATCATCCCCACCTTCGCGCAGCAGAAGGACCCGTCGCTCGTTCCACAACGCATCAAAGACCGCCTCCAGAACGTCGGCCTGTGGGACGTCGATCCCGCCAACTTGTTTCGCATCACGTGGAAGAACGAACCGGTCGCCCGCGGCGGCGGCTTCAACAACGGAAACTGGATCGAGTTCCCGCCCGCCCTCACCGGCGTGCCCGCGCGCATCATCGGCATTGTTGGAAAGCACTTCCCGACCGGCGCGCACAAAGTCGGCGCGGCCTTCGGCTGCCTCGTGCCACGGCTTGTCACTGGTCAGTTTGACCCGACGGCGCAGAAGGCCGTCTGGCCGAGCACGGGCAACTACTGCCGCGGCGGGGCGTACGACTGCGCGCTGCTGGGCTGCACGGCCGTGGCGATTCTGCCGGAGGGCATGTCGCGCGAGCGGTTCGAGTGGCTGCGATCGATCGGGGCCGAGGTGATCGCGACGCCGGGCTGCGAGAGCAACGTGAAGGAGATTTACGACAAGTGCTGGGAGATCCGCCGGACGCGGCCGGATTGCGTGATCTTCAACCAGTTCGAGGAGTTTGGCAACGCGGCGTGGCATTATCACGTCACGGGGTCGATCGTGGAGGAAATCTTTCGGCAGTTGCACGCCGCGCCGCCAATCAAGGAGCCAATCAAGGAGCCAATCAAGGAGCCAATCAATGAGCCGCGGGCTTCAGCCCGCGCGGATTCTCAAGCGGCACTGGCCCTCGATGCGCCGCGCGGGCTGAAGCCCGCGGCTCCTATCCGCACCGCAGCTCCCTATCGCCTCGCCGGTTACATCTCCGCGACCGGCAGCGCGGGCACGATCGCCGCCGGCGACTATCTTCGCACCATCGCGCCGCAGGTTCGCGTCGTCGCCGTCGAGGCGCTTCAATGCCCCACGCTGCTGGCCTGTGGTTTCGGCGATCATCGCATTGAAGGCATCGGCGACAAGCACATCCCCTGGATTCACAACGTGCGCAACACCGACCTGGTCGCCGCCATCGACGACGAGCAGTGCCTGGCGCTGATGCGGCTGTTCAACGAGGACGCCGGCCGCCGAACGCTCGAGCAGGCCGGCGTTTCGCGCGGCGTGGTCGACCGCCTGCCGGACATTGGCATCTCGAGCCTGTGCAACCTCGTCGCGGCGATCAAGACGGCAAAGCTTTACGAGATGGACGGGCGCGACGTGTTGTTCATCCCCCTGACTGATTCGATGGAGCTGTACGCCTCGCGCATCGCGGAGCAACGTTCCTTGCACGGGGCGTATTCGGAGTCGCTCGCGGGGCGGCATTTCGCGCGCTATCTCGAAGGAATCGGCGTCGATCACCTGCGCGAGCTGGGGTATCAAGACCGCAAGGCGCTGCACAACTTCAAATACTTCACCTGGGTTGAGCAGCAGCAACGCGGCGTCGACGAGCTGCGCCGCCTGTGGGATCCGGACTTCTGGGCGCAGACCTTTGAGCAAGCCGCCGGCTGGGACGCACGGATCGAAGCGTTCAACCGGGAGGTCGGGCTGGGGTGA
- the thrC gene encoding threonine synthase, whose protein sequence is MSLVTLLKCVACGKEFPPAAGWTCPTCGPDEGILDVQYDMPRVRQTLTRAALSIRPLSHWRYAELLPIDVPPPAGIEHIGWTPLIEAPRLAAALGIERLRLKDDGRSASASFKDRASSIGVAHAIEMHRGTGVSPVEIACASTGNAASSLAYCAAAAGLGCNIFVPRTVPEGKLAQLLAYGARVFKVMGSYAEAYDLCTHACARFGWYNRNCAVNPYLVEGKKTGGLEVAEQCADDPPEWVAVSIGDGCTISGIYKGLRQSREAGIISWNARMLGVQSEGVAPIANLWQRRNAGEWLEKLTGRDLHSRDTTYADSINCPVPRNWRKALAALRDSDGACVAVTDEQIMEAVRTAGRLSGVFAEPAAAAAVAGIAQARRDGILTERSNVVAMITGNGLKDTAGALRAVGKPHEVPPDVGEVERIIRQE, encoded by the coding sequence GTGAGCCTTGTGACCCTATTGAAGTGCGTCGCCTGCGGGAAGGAATTCCCGCCTGCCGCCGGCTGGACCTGCCCCACCTGCGGACCGGACGAAGGCATCCTCGACGTGCAATACGATATGCCGCGTGTCCGGCAAACGCTGACCCGCGCGGCGCTGTCCATCCGGCCGCTGTCGCACTGGCGATACGCCGAGTTGCTGCCGATCGACGTGCCGCCGCCCGCGGGGATCGAGCACATCGGCTGGACGCCGCTGATCGAGGCGCCGCGCCTGGCCGCGGCCCTGGGCATCGAACGATTGCGGCTGAAGGACGACGGCCGCAGCGCGTCGGCCTCGTTCAAGGATCGCGCCAGCAGCATCGGCGTCGCCCATGCCATTGAAATGCACCGTGGCACCGGCGTCTCGCCGGTGGAGATCGCCTGCGCGTCGACCGGTAACGCTGCCAGCAGTCTGGCATATTGCGCGGCCGCCGCGGGACTGGGCTGCAACATCTTCGTGCCGCGGACCGTGCCCGAGGGCAAGCTCGCGCAATTGCTCGCCTATGGCGCTCGCGTGTTCAAAGTCATGGGCAGCTATGCCGAAGCGTACGATCTGTGCACGCACGCCTGCGCCCGGTTCGGCTGGTACAACCGCAATTGTGCGGTGAACCCCTATCTGGTCGAGGGCAAAAAGACCGGCGGGCTGGAAGTCGCCGAGCAGTGCGCCGACGATCCGCCGGAGTGGGTGGCCGTCAGCATCGGCGACGGCTGCACGATCTCCGGAATATACAAGGGTCTGCGTCAGTCGCGCGAGGCCGGCATCATCTCCTGGAACGCGCGGATGCTGGGCGTGCAGTCGGAGGGCGTCGCGCCGATCGCGAACCTGTGGCAGCGACGGAACGCCGGCGAATGGCTGGAGAAGCTGACCGGCCGTGATCTGCATTCGCGCGACACGACCTATGCCGACAGCATCAACTGCCCCGTGCCGCGCAACTGGCGCAAGGCGCTGGCCGCCCTGCGCGACAGCGACGGCGCGTGCGTCGCCGTCACCGACGAACAAATCATGGAGGCCGTGCGTACAGCGGGCAGGCTGTCGGGCGTCTTCGCCGAACCGGCGGCGGCGGCGGCGGTCGCGGGCATCGCCCAGGCCCGGCGCGACGGCATTCTCACCGAGCGGTCAAACGTCGTCGCCATGATCACCGGCAACGGATTGAAGGACACGGCGGGCGCGCTGCGGGCCGTCGGCAAGCCGCATGAAGTGCCGCCGGACGTCGGCGAAGTGGAGCGAATCATACGCCAGGAGTGA
- a CDS encoding amidohydrolase family protein produces the protein MSTILTNAILCDLDPPRVQHGALRIEDGLITHRGKSVPTGREDEVIDLGGAVVMPGLVNGHTHLYSALAVGMPPPPKSPRNFLQILKYVWWRLDQALDDESIEMSARIGALEALRCGTTTLIDHHASPRAIDGSLDRIEAGLHAVGLRGVLCYEVTDRHGRAGREAGLAENARYIDKCREHGHGRYAGLVGAHACFTLGDDALQRLAELSQKTRCGVHIHVAEDPCDEAVCRRKHRQSLIARLDDYGLLHERSLFAHGTHLDAAATKRIRAAKVTMAHNARSNMNNAVGYAPVADFGPRVMLGTDGIGANMLGEARAAWFIARHQKSRLSPADLLNMLAHSARRASASLGVTLGKLQPGAAADVILTNYRPFTPIDADNLAGHLLFAIGPQHVESVLIDGRWKLRGGTVRECDEVGMREAAVGIAKRLWERMAGRLAEG, from the coding sequence ATGTCCACCATTCTCACCAACGCCATTCTCTGTGATCTCGACCCGCCGCGCGTTCAACACGGCGCGCTGCGCATCGAGGACGGCCTCATCACCCATCGCGGTAAATCCGTTCCGACTGGCCGCGAAGATGAAGTAATTGATCTTGGCGGCGCGGTGGTGATGCCCGGACTGGTCAACGGCCACACGCACCTGTACTCGGCGCTGGCGGTCGGCATGCCCCCGCCGCCGAAGTCGCCGCGAAATTTCCTGCAAATCCTCAAGTACGTCTGGTGGCGGCTGGATCAGGCACTGGACGACGAGTCGATTGAGATGTCAGCGCGCATCGGCGCGCTGGAGGCCCTGCGCTGCGGCACGACGACGCTCATCGACCATCACGCCTCGCCCCGCGCCATCGACGGCTCGCTGGATCGGATCGAAGCCGGCCTTCACGCTGTCGGCCTTCGCGGCGTGCTTTGTTATGAAGTCACCGATCGTCACGGGCGCGCGGGACGCGAAGCGGGGCTGGCGGAGAACGCCCGATATATCGATAAATGTCGAGAACATGGGCACGGTCGATACGCCGGACTGGTCGGCGCGCACGCCTGTTTCACCCTCGGCGACGACGCCCTGCAACGCCTCGCCGAGCTCTCACAAAAAACGCGTTGCGGCGTGCACATTCACGTCGCAGAAGACCCCTGCGACGAAGCGGTCTGCCGCCGCAAGCACCGTCAATCACTCATCGCCCGACTCGACGACTACGGTCTGCTCCACGAGCGATCCCTCTTCGCGCACGGCACACATCTGGACGCCGCGGCGACCAAACGCATCCGCGCCGCAAAGGTCACGATGGCCCACAACGCCCGCTCGAACATGAACAACGCCGTCGGCTATGCTCCCGTCGCCGATTTCGGCCCGCGCGTCATGCTCGGAACCGACGGCATCGGCGCGAACATGCTCGGCGAGGCCCGGGCCGCGTGGTTCATCGCGCGACATCAGAAATCGCGTCTCTCCCCCGCCGACCTTCTGAATATGCTCGCTCACAGTGCCCGCCGTGCGTCGGCCTCGCTCGGCGTCACCCTCGGCAAGCTGCAACCCGGCGCGGCCGCGGACGTCATCCTCACCAACTATCGCCCGTTCACGCCGATCGACGCCGACAACCTCGCCGGGCATCTGCTCTTCGCCATCGGTCCGCAACACGTCGAATCGGTCCTCATCGACGGCCGCTGGAAACTCCGTGGCGGCACGGTGCGGGAGTGCGACGAAGTCGGCATGCGCGAAGCGGCTGTAGGAATCGCGAAACGGCTGTGGGAACGGATGGCGGGTCGCCTCGCCGAGGGCTGA
- a CDS encoding nucleotidyltransferase family protein, which translates to MSETPRIVAIIPAAGWSRRMGRPKQLIDVGGRPMLWRLAETMAAVEGIADVMIVTRCAIIDALGASNDELSNGKIRVVFNEDESSEMIDSIRVGLRACREREDIAPRDGILVCPGDYPGLTTAVFAACVGAYRADVSRVSGAGSAKASANDRGSIIIASHGGRRGHPIILPAELIPFVMSPACDGGLNALTREFADRMQLVELPTDAVLRDADEPGDLPTNE; encoded by the coding sequence ATGAGTGAGACGCCGCGAATCGTTGCCATCATTCCCGCCGCGGGTTGGTCGCGCCGCATGGGGCGGCCCAAGCAATTGATCGACGTGGGCGGCCGGCCGATGCTGTGGCGACTGGCGGAGACGATGGCGGCGGTTGAGGGCATCGCGGATGTCATGATCGTGACGCGCTGCGCGATCATCGACGCGCTGGGCGCGTCGAATGATGAATTGTCGAACGGCAAGATCCGCGTTGTGTTCAACGAGGATGAATCATCGGAGATGATCGATTCGATTCGCGTGGGGTTGCGTGCCTGCCGCGAACGGGAAGACATCGCGCCGCGCGATGGCATTCTCGTCTGTCCCGGCGATTATCCCGGGCTGACGACCGCGGTTTTCGCAGCGTGTGTCGGCGCGTATCGCGCGGATGTTTCGCGCGTGTCGGGAGCGGGCAGCGCGAAGGCGTCCGCCAACGACCGGGGGTCGATCATCATCGCGTCGCACGGCGGCCGTCGCGGGCATCCGATCATTCTCCCGGCCGAGTTGATTCCTTTCGTGATGTCGCCAGCGTGCGACGGCGGATTGAATGCGCTGACGCGAGAATTCGCCGACCGCATGCAGCTTGTGGAATTGCCGACCGACGCCGTGTTGCGCGATGCGGACGAACCGGGGGATCTTCCGACGAACGAGTAG
- a CDS encoding glutamate synthase, whose product MAELVPAPFADLVRRLYLEPSRQGALFELPRNRWYAPADDGPDLSVAFHGHRAGNPLGPAAGPHTQMAQNILLSYAAGGRILELKTVQVNDRLTIGRPCIDVTNVGYNIEWSQELRIAESIREYVAGAMLIDMFRSAHPDGPAGNRGPAGDVVYDLSVGYDLAGIRGDAVRGFLDAMIDARPMVEKLRAEIPAEFTAARDLKYPARISDGITLSTFHGCPADEIERICEFLMGEYDFNVIVKMNPPMLGKERLEHLLHDVLGYTELTVNPEAYRTGLGFDEGVQLCRRLSGFAAARGRTFGAKFSNTLEVLNHRDFFTPDNKVMYLSGQPLHVITMTLTDEFRRAMGAEFPISFSAGIDAQNFPSAVACGFVPITTSTDLLRPGGYGRMPAYLDRLSAEMRKLGAATMNDYIIKRSASDRADANRSSPQRAAGFSPRGHSIAEESFARRTNAARAEARGSLEEVKRAELNNTTLAAEQARNDPRYRAENNRKVPKRIDSHLETFDCITCDKCLPVCPNAANFTYPTPQVAFDYHDIIVSPINGDARSNTLTSRAGESRRFEITESMQIACYSDFCNECGNCDTFCPEYGGPYIKKPTFFGTERSWEQAAPRDGFVIGRSAQGPWIRGRIKGRVFRLMAVDGHLVLDDGVVVAEFDGATHALKALHAHSPLEGEHTLDLWAYHTMRHLMAGVLDSSRVNQVNVHE is encoded by the coding sequence ATGGCCGAGCTGGTTCCAGCGCCGTTTGCGGACCTTGTAAGACGGTTGTACCTCGAACCGTCGCGGCAGGGCGCGCTGTTCGAACTGCCGCGCAATCGCTGGTACGCGCCGGCGGACGACGGGCCGGATTTGTCGGTCGCGTTTCACGGGCATCGCGCCGGCAATCCGCTCGGCCCTGCCGCCGGGCCGCACACGCAGATGGCGCAGAACATCCTGTTGAGCTACGCCGCCGGCGGGCGCATCCTCGAACTCAAGACGGTGCAGGTGAATGACCGGCTCACGATCGGCCGCCCCTGCATCGACGTGACCAACGTGGGCTACAACATCGAGTGGTCGCAGGAGCTGCGCATCGCCGAATCGATTCGGGAGTACGTGGCCGGGGCGATGTTGATTGATATGTTTCGATCTGCGCACCCGGACGGGCCGGCAGGCAATCGCGGTCCGGCGGGCGACGTGGTGTATGACTTGAGCGTCGGCTACGACCTCGCGGGCATACGCGGCGACGCGGTGCGCGGGTTTCTCGATGCGATGATCGACGCGCGGCCGATGGTGGAAAAGCTTCGCGCCGAGATTCCGGCGGAATTCACCGCCGCGCGCGACTTGAAATACCCCGCGCGCATCAGCGATGGCATCACGCTCTCGACGTTTCACGGCTGCCCGGCGGACGAGATCGAGCGCATCTGCGAGTTTCTGATGGGCGAGTACGATTTCAACGTGATCGTGAAGATGAACCCGCCGATGCTCGGCAAGGAGCGGCTGGAGCATTTGCTGCACGACGTGCTGGGCTACACGGAATTGACCGTGAACCCCGAGGCCTATCGCACCGGGCTGGGGTTTGACGAAGGCGTGCAGCTTTGCCGGCGGCTGTCGGGCTTCGCGGCGGCGCGCGGGCGGACGTTCGGCGCGAAATTCAGCAACACGCTGGAGGTGCTCAACCACCGCGATTTCTTCACGCCGGACAACAAGGTGATGTATCTGTCGGGCCAGCCGCTTCATGTCATTACGATGACACTCACGGACGAATTTCGCCGGGCGATGGGTGCGGAGTTTCCCATCTCCTTCAGCGCGGGGATCGACGCGCAGAACTTTCCGTCGGCCGTCGCGTGCGGGTTCGTGCCCATTACGACCAGCACGGATCTGCTTCGCCCTGGTGGCTATGGTCGGATGCCGGCGTATCTCGATCGCCTCTCGGCGGAGATGCGAAAACTCGGCGCGGCGACGATGAATGACTACATCATCAAGCGAAGCGCGTCGGATCGCGCCGATGCGAACCGCTCGTCGCCGCAACGAGCCGCGGGCTTCAGCCCGCGTGGCCATTCGATCGCGGAAGAGTCGTTCGCTCGACGCACAAACGCCGCGCGAGCTGAAGCTCGCGGCTCGTTGGAAGAAGTGAAGCGAGCTGAATTGAACAACACCACTCTCGCTGCGGAGCAGGCCCGCAACGACCCGCGCTATCGCGCCGAGAACAATCGCAAAGTCCCCAAGCGCATCGACTCGCACCTGGAGACGTTCGACTGCATCACCTGCGACAAGTGCTTGCCCGTCTGCCCGAACGCGGCGAATTTCACCTACCCCACGCCCCAAGTGGCCTTCGATTATCACGACATCATCGTGTCACCGATTAATGGTGACGCGCGAAGCAACACGCTCACGTCCCGCGCCGGCGAATCGCGGCGCTTCGAAATCACCGAGTCGATGCAGATCGCCTGCTACAGCGACTTTTGCAACGAATGCGGTAATTGCGACACGTTCTGCCCCGAGTACGGCGGGCCGTACATCAAGAAGCCGACGTTCTTCGGCACCGAGCGCTCGTGGGAGCAGGCTGCCCCGCGCGACGGGTTTGTCATCGGGCGATCGGCGCAGGGGCCGTGGATTCGCGGGCGGATCAAGGGCCGCGTGTTTCGACTGATGGCGGTGGATGGCCACCTGGTGCTGGATGACGGCGTGGTCGTTGCGGAGTTTGACGGCGCGACGCATGCGCTCAAGGCGTTGCACGCGCACTCACCGTTGGAGGGCGAACACACGCTGGATCTGTGGGCGTATCACACGATGCGGCACCTGATGGCGGGTGTGCTGGATTCGTCTCGCGTGAATCAGGTGAACGTGCATGAGTGA
- a CDS encoding molybdopterin-dependent oxidoreductase, translating to MSAPAHASSTVSFTLNGQPVSTPHGDRSLLDVLREDFDIISPKNGCQPMGQCGCCTILIDGKPRLSCTIKASVAAGKKVTTLEGLPEPTRQQIADCFVHAGAVQCGFCIPGIAMRAHALCEKNPAPTHDQITGDLRAHLCRCTGYTKIVDAIDLLARVRGGEPMPSNGCAGKVGERLHRYTGHDAALGMRRYIDDIKVPGMVFAAPRLSDHPRALVKKINTAPAMAVPGVLRVVTAADVPGDRFVGLITPDWPVFIAEGEETRYVGDVLAFVVAADVHAARYAADQIEIEYDVRTPVTTPDDALKPDAPKIHPGGNLLSRSALVRGEPDAVLAASAHVVENVWQTQCIEHLYLEPEAAIAIPEGDGLKLLTQGQGIFDDRRQTAKVLGWPIERVRAELVSNGGAFGGKEDMSVQAQTALCAVLVNKPVKCVLTREQSLRLHPKRHPVRISLKVGCDAEGKLTAARVRIIGDKGAYASVGAKVLERAAGHAIGPYKCDNIDIESLAVYTNNPPNGAMRGFGANQAAYAIEGALDMLAAKVGIDGWEIRWRNILRPGDRFCTGQRLTKPFGLEQTLLAVRDAYRAEKFAGIACGIKNVGIGNGLPEIGCASLTVEADGSITIRTGHTEMGQGLFTIAIQTAVQETGLPHEIFTARCDTSDPNDSGQTTGSRGTVLTCHAVIDACKKLNADLKELHLPPADSSRANANQPQARSNEPHSNEPRASARAAMPALMKLAGRKYLGRWECYKTDKFGADVPEPKTHLTYGFATQVCILDETGRIKKFIAAHDVGRVMNPTLLEGQLEGSIHMGLGYALTEEMVYDGGRLVTDDVKSCGVLRAHHMPPIEIILVEVPDPDCPYGARGVAEIGLVPTAPSVAGALAKFEGFHRTTLPMKDSPAAKAILGPRAG from the coding sequence ATGTCCGCACCGGCTCATGCATCCTCAACCGTATCCTTCACGCTGAACGGCCAACCCGTCTCCACGCCGCATGGCGACCGCAGCCTGCTCGATGTGCTGCGCGAGGATTTCGACATCATCTCGCCGAAGAACGGCTGCCAGCCGATGGGGCAGTGCGGCTGCTGCACGATTCTGATCGACGGCAAGCCGCGGTTGAGCTGCACGATCAAGGCGTCCGTGGCCGCCGGCAAGAAGGTGACGACGCTCGAAGGCCTGCCCGAGCCAACGCGCCAGCAGATCGCCGACTGCTTCGTTCACGCCGGCGCGGTGCAGTGCGGCTTCTGCATCCCCGGCATCGCCATGCGAGCGCATGCCCTGTGCGAGAAGAACCCCGCGCCGACGCACGATCAAATCACCGGCGATCTGCGAGCGCACCTGTGCCGCTGCACGGGCTACACCAAGATCGTCGACGCCATCGATCTGCTCGCGCGCGTCCGCGGCGGCGAGCCGATGCCGTCCAACGGCTGCGCCGGCAAGGTCGGCGAGCGCCTGCACCGTTACACCGGTCACGACGCCGCCCTCGGCATGCGCCGCTACATCGACGACATCAAGGTGCCCGGCATGGTCTTCGCCGCGCCGCGGTTGAGCGATCATCCCCGCGCGCTGGTGAAGAAAATCAATACCGCGCCGGCGATGGCGGTGCCCGGCGTGCTGCGCGTCGTCACGGCGGCCGACGTACCGGGCGACCGCTTCGTCGGCCTGATCACGCCGGACTGGCCCGTCTTCATCGCCGAAGGCGAGGAAACGCGCTACGTTGGCGACGTGCTGGCGTTTGTCGTGGCGGCGGACGTTCACGCGGCACGGTACGCGGCGGATCAGATCGAGATCGAATACGACGTCCGCACGCCGGTGACGACGCCGGACGACGCGCTGAAACCGGATGCGCCGAAGATTCACCCCGGCGGCAATTTGCTTTCCAGATCGGCGCTTGTTCGCGGTGAACCCGATGCGGTGCTGGCCGCTTCCGCCCACGTCGTCGAGAACGTCTGGCAGACCCAGTGCATCGAGCACCTGTATCTCGAACCCGAGGCGGCCATCGCCATTCCCGAAGGGGATGGATTGAAATTGCTCACCCAGGGCCAGGGCATTTTCGACGATCGTCGTCAGACGGCGAAGGTGCTCGGCTGGCCGATCGAGCGCGTCCGCGCCGAGCTGGTCTCCAACGGCGGGGCCTTCGGCGGCAAGGAAGACATGAGCGTGCAGGCGCAGACCGCGCTGTGCGCGGTGCTGGTGAACAAACCCGTCAAGTGCGTGCTCACGCGCGAGCAGAGTCTGCGATTGCACCCCAAGCGCCACCCGGTGCGCATCTCGCTGAAGGTCGGCTGCGATGCCGAGGGCAAACTGACCGCCGCGCGCGTGCGCATCATTGGTGACAAGGGCGCGTATGCATCCGTCGGCGCGAAGGTGCTGGAGCGCGCCGCGGGCCACGCCATCGGTCCATACAAATGCGACAACATCGACATCGAGTCGCTGGCGGTCTATACGAACAATCCCCCGAACGGAGCCATGCGCGGCTTCGGCGCGAATCAGGCGGCCTACGCCATCGAAGGCGCGCTCGACATGCTCGCCGCGAAAGTCGGCATCGACGGGTGGGAAATCCGCTGGCGAAACATCCTGCGACCCGGTGATCGCTTCTGCACCGGTCAGCGGCTGACCAAGCCGTTCGGGCTGGAGCAGACGCTGCTCGCCGTGCGCGACGCTTATCGCGCCGAGAAATTCGCCGGCATCGCCTGCGGCATCAAGAACGTCGGCATCGGCAACGGCCTGCCCGAGATCGGCTGTGCGAGTCTGACCGTCGAAGCCGACGGGTCGATCACGATCCGAACCGGCCACACTGAAATGGGACAGGGTCTGTTCACCATCGCCATTCAGACCGCCGTGCAGGAGACGGGCCTGCCGCACGAGATTTTCACCGCCCGATGCGACACGTCCGACCCCAACGACAGCGGCCAGACGACCGGCAGCCGCGGCACGGTGCTGACCTGTCACGCGGTCATCGACGCGTGCAAGAAATTAAACGCCGATTTGAAGGAACTTCATCTGCCGCCTGCCGATTCTTCACGTGCGAATGCGAACCAGCCGCAAGCGCGCTCCAACGAGCCGCATTCCAACGAGCCGCGGGCTTCAGCCCGCGCGGCGATGCCAGCGCTCATGAAGCTCGCCGGCCGAAAATACCTCGGCCGCTGGGAGTGCTACAAAACCGACAAGTTCGGCGCGGACGTGCCCGAGCCGAAGACGCACCTCACCTACGGATTCGCGACGCAAGTCTGTATTCTCGACGAGACCGGGCGAATTAAGAAGTTCATCGCCGCCCACGATGTCGGCCGCGTGATGAACCCGACGCTGCTGGAAGGCCAGCTCGAAGGCTCGATCCACATGGGCCTGGGCTACGCGCTCACGGAGGAGATGGTCTACGACGGCGGCCGACTTGTGACGGATGACGTGAAATCCTGCGGTGTGCTGCGCGCGCATCACATGCCGCCGATCGAAATAATTCTCGTCGAAGTGCCCGACCCGGATTGCCCCTACGGCGCACGCGGCGTCGCCGAGATCGGCCTTGTCCCCACGGCCCCCTCCGTGGCCGGCGCGCTGGCGAAGTTCGAGGGCTTCCATCGCACGACGCTGCCGATGAAGGATTCTCCGGCGGCGAAGGCCATCCTCGGCCCGCGCGCCGGTTGA
- a CDS encoding XdhC family protein codes for MSELAPVLDALLADLDAGRPVALCTVLRTRGSTPQAPGATMLVRADGKTLGTLGGGCVEAEVRKRAFEMLRANQSGMLDFTLDHDYGWDDGLICGGRMFIGVMPMSRENDAAPYRAALAATRARQPAAFPIVIDAAPSGGGTSGIAGANSQDRPGVNAASVAPRRERYTVHLEVPPTLLIAGAGHVGRALATLAVDLDFHVVVIDDRADYASRERFDGRVELVVGDIAAALRGRAIDAGCYVVIVTRGHQNDEKALDAVIRSPAGYIGLIGSRRKSRLILDDLRAAGVPDDLLARVHTPIGLPINAVTVPEIAISIAAQLVQVRRSQLPVLVEGPIHTP; via the coding sequence ATGAGCGAACTTGCACCCGTGCTGGATGCCCTGCTTGCCGACCTCGACGCCGGCCGGCCGGTCGCGCTTTGCACCGTCCTGCGCACGCGCGGGAGCACGCCGCAGGCGCCGGGCGCGACGATGCTCGTCCGCGCCGATGGCAAAACGCTCGGCACGCTCGGCGGCGGATGCGTCGAGGCCGAGGTTCGCAAACGCGCCTTTGAAATGCTCCGCGCCAATCAAAGCGGCATGCTCGATTTCACGCTCGATCACGATTACGGCTGGGACGACGGCCTCATCTGCGGCGGGCGGATGTTCATCGGTGTCATGCCGATGTCGCGCGAGAACGACGCCGCCCCATACCGCGCCGCACTCGCCGCCACGCGCGCACGACAACCGGCTGCGTTTCCCATCGTCATTGACGCCGCGCCGTCCGGAGGCGGCACCAGCGGAATCGCCGGCGCCAATTCGCAGGACCGGCCCGGTGTGAACGCCGCATCCGTCGCGCCACGGCGCGAGCGGTACACCGTGCATCTGGAGGTGCCGCCGACGCTGCTGATCGCCGGAGCCGGGCACGTCGGACGAGCGCTGGCCACGCTGGCCGTCGATCTGGATTTTCACGTCGTCGTCATCGACGACCGTGCCGACTACGCCTCGCGCGAGCGCTTCGACGGCCGCGTTGAACTGGTCGTGGGCGACATCGCCGCCGCGTTGCGCGGCCGTGCGATTGATGCCGGTTGCTACGTTGTGATCGTCACGCGCGGCCATCAGAATGACGAGAAAGCGCTGGACGCCGTCATTCGCTCACCCGCGGGTTACATCGGCCTGATCGGCAGCCGGCGCAAGAGCCGGTTGATTCTCGACGATTTGCGCGCGGCCGGCGTGCCCGATGATTTGCTCGCGCGCGTGCACACGCCGATCGGCCTGCCGATCAACGCGGTGACGGTTCCGGAAATCGCGATCAGCATCGCGGCGCAACTCGTGCAGGTCCGGCGAAGCCAGTTGCCGGTGCTGGTCGAGGGCCCGATACACACACCATGA